In a single window of the Salvelinus namaycush isolate Seneca chromosome 18, SaNama_1.0, whole genome shotgun sequence genome:
- the LOC120062858 gene encoding apical junction component 1 homolog, translating into MIDKLERHTETINKRHCRSFDFLESLDDPQSFSASMEYPYKRTEHQGVHKEVTWNGLDHPGHLRFSSPDLFNTRLPPPQHANPDKTSQAVRSDSKKRTRSKSAPRVKTTFTPGPISVSPPANKMGRDVSQAVLDPLRTSEPHRDSYTSNRAFLNEVHPIKLQPRSPLYVSDCFSEVSKQDQPAITPHVRCRVDIKPDAAVLQHTARRSQNMRTEHPWQRYSYSSQSRVRPYYTEQHMSSRDPGQAVYTRPYSTSEAGPYFAQTPQARAYYGEDPRAYPCQSNGSKVFYSKPYNPPAGQYIPYKAYHTEGRQQPQMSQAYADDWYRSSISGYSNQSSQLTPQRVRREPVMSPWFANSYVEPTRLVAEVRNHSKSWDNILYPHHDREQAVPRGRSYENLFYQGRHPLFPSDTSQPVILNLSCSPRRYAARSISENSLEKGPNNPGRNTKAGLWFATPEITITDNDIRARNHKQRDVRSASWDALDCEKAPTQNVLHHQEQSSEPAELTKDRKHKNYSLQQSLEQLDELLADLVIDYKPPTNRKPSQDLLNQIKQLISEDDEKGKIKSLGLESLGGLESIGPLNTPPSSTKTSPDTIKDPDSGCDGLQSLQRSPEEISPDHSTDDNDTMMCANRKCKRTETLFNACLYFKSCHSCYTFYCSRNCRRDDWDSHKENCLYGRISSVCRHMLKYCRENSEIHKVFSRISKAGYLSRGRGILFLGFANPGTADKFMKVGLESLVMSPTYLSLRELDSFKDNLGDYCKDLQQAGNEYDPNECFLLNVSIAVGELVPNRPSPRVQTPTVRKYAKISLASSSPDKKVFKKESDMETLILTPPPGTPDIDKEGKEGMKAREICFINIQRELRTRGVFLRHEYPKIYNQLCEFVESNKRFTPTTIYPIDKRTGKQFMCMIMAASEPRTLDWVGTPHLLDDII; encoded by the exons ATGATTGACAAACTGGAGCGACATACGGAGACCATCAACAAAAGACACTGCCGTAGCTTTGACTTCCTCGAGTCATTGGACGACCCACAGTCCTTTTCTGCCTCAATGGAATACCCTTACAAGAGGACTGAGCATCAGGGGGTGCATAAAGAGGTGACCTGGAATGGCCTGGATCATCCAGGACACCTCCGTTTCTCCTCCCCTGATCTGTTTAACACTAGACTACCACCACCACAGCATGCTAACCCAGACAAAACCAGTCAGGCCGTGAGGTCAGATTCAAAGAAGAGGACTAGATCTAAAAGTGCCCCCAGAGTCAAGACCACCTTTACCCCGGGGCCCATTTCAGTCTCCCCACCAGCAAACAAGATGGGACGAGATGTCTCACAGGCTGTACTAGACCCTCTAAGGACATCTGAACCACACCGGGACTCTTACACCTCTAACCGGGCTTTTTTGAACGAAGTACACCCTATAAAACTGCAACCACGCTCTCCCCTCTATGTCTCGGACTGTTTCTCCGAGGTGAGCAAACAGGATCAGCCTGCCATCACTCCTCATGTCAGGTGTCGTGTTGATATCAAGCCAGATGCGGCAGTCCTGCAGCACACAGCCAGGAGGTCTCAGAACATGAGGACTGAACATCCCTGGCAGAGATATTCCTACTCCAGTCAGAGTAGAG TCCGGCCATATTACACAGAGCAACACATGTCCAGCAGAGACCCTGGGCAGGCTGTCTATACCAGACCTTACTCCACAAGTGAAGCAGGGCCATACTTTGCTCAAACACCACAGGCAAGAGCATACTATGGGGAAGATCCCAGAGCATATCCTTGTCAGTCAAATGGCTCCAAGGTGTTCTACAGCAAGCCGTACAACCCCCCAGCAGGACAGTATATTCCATACAAGGCGTATCACACGGAGGGCCGTCAACAACCACAAATGTCCCAGGCTTATGCAGATGACTGGTATCGTTCAAGTATATCTGGATACTCAAACCAGTCCTCTCAGCTGACACCACAGAGAGTAAGACGAGAGCCAGTAATGTCCCCCTGGTTTGCAAACAGTTATGTGGAGCCAACCAGACTGGTAGCAGAAGTCAGAAACCATTCCAAATCCTGGGACAATATTCTTTATCCTCATCATGACAGGGAGCAAGCAGTACCCCGTGGACGCAGCTATGAGAATCTGTTTTACCAGGGGAGACATCCTCTGTTTCCTAGTGATACATCACAACCAGTTATACTCAATCTATCTTGTTCACCAAGGCGCTATGCTGCCCGGTCTATCTCTGAAAACTCCTTAGAGAAAGGACCAAACAATCCTGGAAGGAACACTAAGGCtggactatggtttgcaactccTGAGATCACGATAACTGACAATGACATACGTGCACGCAACCACAAACAGCGAGATGTGCGTTCAGCCAGCTGGGATGCACTGGATTGTGAAAAGGCACCGACTCAAAATGTTCTTCATCATCAAGAGCAGTCATCTGAGCCAGCAGAACTGACCAAAGACAGAAAACACAAAAATTATTCCCTGCAGCAGAGCCTAGAGCAACTGGACGAGCTGCTAGCTGATCTTGTCATTGATTACAAACCACCGACCAACAGGAAGCCTAGTCAGGATCTATTGAACCAAATAAAACAGTTGATTAGTGAGGATGATGAAAAAGGAAAGATAAAATCTTTGGGCCTAGAGAGTCTAGGAGGTCTAGAGAGTATAGGACCTCTCAACACACCACCCTCCTCCACTAAAACCAGCCCTGACACTATCAAAGACCCAGACAGTGGGTGTGATGGCTTACAGAGCTTACAGAGGAGTCCAGAGGAGATCTCCCCAGACCACAGCACAGACGACAATGACACCATGATGTGTGCCAACAGGAAGTGCAAGCGGACAGAGACCCTGTTCAATGCCTGTCTTTACTTCAAATCCTGTCATAGTTGCTACACCTTCTACTGCTCCCGGAACTGCCGTCGGGATGACTGGGACAGCCATAAAGAGAACTGTCTGTATGGGCGTATCAGCAGTGTGTGCAGACACATGCTGAAGTACTGCAGAGAGAACTCTGAGATCCATAAAGTCTTCTCTCGCATTTCCAAAGCTGGCTACCTTTCCAGAGGGAGAGGCATTCTTTTCCTGGGCTTTGCTAACCCAGGGACTGCTGACAAGTTCATGAAGGTTGGGCTTGAGAGCCTCGTCATGTCCCCCACATATCTGTCTCTCAGAGAGCTGGACAGCTTCAAAGACAACCTGGGGGATTACTGCAAGGACCTGCAGCAGGCTGGCAATGAGTATGACCCCAATGAATGTTTCCTCTTGAATGTATCCATAGCTGTTGGTGAACTAGTGCCTAACAGACCCTCACCAAGAGTCCAAACACCAACAGTCCGAAAATATGCAAAGATTTCGTTGGCCTCCTCCAGCCCAGATAAAAAGGTcttcaagaaggagagtgacatGGAGACACTCATTCTGACCCCGCCTCCAGGCACACCTGATATTGACAAAGAGGGAAAGGAGGGTATGAAAGCCAGAGAGATCTGCTTTATCAATATCCAACGTGAGCTCAGGACCAGGGGAGTCTTCCTGCGTCATGAGTATCCCAAAATATACAATCAACTCTGTGAGTTTGTGGAGAGCAACAAGAGATTCACACCCACTACCATTTATCCCATAGATAAGAGAACAGGGAAGCAGTTCATGTGTATGATCATGGCTGCTTCTGAGCCCAGAACGCTAGACTGGGTAGGCACCCCCCATCTCCTGGATGATATTATATAG